From Acropora muricata isolate sample 2 chromosome 14, ASM3666990v1, whole genome shotgun sequence, one genomic window encodes:
- the LOC136899322 gene encoding uncharacterized protein: MSSPGSQVVDSINEEELSISALTERDQVDKDHINVVQEQSEPEPRITRVRTLTEKGQAYQDQRQREHEKDEDQLIKKFHETYDAWETQAIYIESFMAKQLPLSQIEKEEAILRLKNLYDKTEKIYDKIRNDRAPGQETRQKMDKCDALTHTLERKFIRGESAASRNEEDVRSVRSRSSRASRRSGRSRTSRSSKAPSVIDVKRADAAAELAVREVEFNILKEEAKHKEATVRIEAELKTKLAQRKLKLEQLEAKKQIEIARAKLRAYQEVKEFTDELDSVEDDPLDPSPIPIDFETEAASLHQPQERGHSNPTTQPANQPQDVHQFPVEGETNHPVYVQPQASSANVDNVTSIVTAIADSFSMNRLPAPEPTIFRGEPILYPDWKASFHALIHRKNLPSNDKMYYLKRYVSGSAKEAINGLFLQGSSAEAYERAWNILDERFGHPFIVTNAYRDKLRKWPKISSKDHQGLRRFADFLLSTETAMQIIENLNVLNDYMENQKLLTKLPEWLVSRWNREATRKMKEDKKYPDFKTFTTFISAEADLLCNPISSCHVVKELERTTDSTRQEPNPNYEAKRFVNDTKTTEESSKEPNRTSKPQLQCPFCKMTDHLLNACVTFRAETRENKLNFVKERGLCFGCLRKGHMSIDCKKRLTCATCHKNHPTCLHEERYAKKPEEKKRSEKQESTNVRKTTSCTSQGAPSVSTSMIVPVWLSSLSKPDNEVLVYAILDTQSDATFILKETCEELDTETQPTKLRLSTITSQDSFVDSQRVSSLQVRGYNSNLKIPIPVAFTSTSIPADEDHIPTKSTAKNWEHLRPIESKMYDLLDCNVGLLIGYDCSQALTPREVLAGNNSEPYGIKTDLGWSIVGGSDVRSEQSLCHKVAVREIPAVTMTDIIRVLESDFQGDKDDKKTSQEDLNFLKIMEEGIERTRNGHYEMPLPFKERPVLPNNHLMALTRLEHLKRKFLKNSRYKEDYVKFMNEVLSRGDAEEAPMLAQEGLKWYIPHHGVYHPKKNKIRVVFDCSARFKGTSLNDHLLSGPDLTNSLVGVLCRFRKYPYAISCDVEKMFHQFIVRENDRDYLRFLWWLNGDVEKEPKEYRMKVHLFGATSSPGCASYGLKYMACQEKEAHPLAAQFIMHDFYVDDGLASVESAQQAKDLIQGAREICEKGGLRLHKFVSNDFQVLESVPKGERAVDVILNLPSDQLPIERVLGIQWLVGLDCFKFSIILKDQPLTRRGVLATVASVYDPLGFLAPLVLKAKKILQEICNRGVSWDEPLPEEIRPRWEHWKCDLLRLNELQIPRCLESKTLNGKKTYELHNFADASTSGYGQCSYLRVKDEDENVHVSLVMGKSRVAPTKITTIPRLELTAAVVSAKVAVMVQEELNYTKLKQYFWTDSKVVLGYINNDAKRFHTFVANRVQVIRSNTDTKEWRYIDTKNNPADYASRGLNAEELMKSNWFNGPSFLWEKEIPSCKEEIPNIQIGDPEVKATVRAATVKESFGLIDCVSRFSSWTKAVGVVSYLKRPFKKNKPKTVATTVAERQDAERHIFKEIQRKAFKNEIASLSRKEQNAKISRQSSLLKLDPFIDEEGLIRVGGRLENSTLPFEVKHPIVLPRSSQVTDLIIDHFHKKVKHQGKGMTMNEIRSNGLWILGLNAAVASYIYKCVQCRRQRRPTEGQKMANLPEDRVESAPPFTYCGMDCLGPFTIKEGRRELKKYAVIFTCMSSRAVHIEHLDDMTTDAFINALRCFTAIRGPVQQLRSDQGSNFVGARNELANATKELDKDRIQTYLTTNRCDFVTNVPCSSHWGGVWERQIRTTRGILNTILKDYKGSLDTSSLRTFLYEVMAIVNSRPLTYQCLNDPKSLEPLTPNHLLTMKNKTLLPPPGNFVKEEVYARKRWRRVQFLAEQFWSRWRKEYLINLSLRQKWFLPKRNLKIGDVVIVQDEVPRNEWPLGLVVETSTNQEGLVRAVKVKVKLGSKNPQKGSDTTCSVVERPVQKVVLLMEGVD, encoded by the coding sequence ATGTCTAGCCCAGGAAGTCAAGTAGTAGATTCAATTAATGAAGAAGAGTTATCGATTTCTGCGCTGACCGAACGCGATCAAGTAGATAAAGATCATATAAACGTAGTGCAAGAGCAGTCGGAGCCTGAACCGCGAATTACTAGAGTTCGAACACTCACCGAAAAGGGCCAAGCCTATCAAGACCAGCGCCAAAGAGAGCATGAGAAGGATGAAGATCAGCTCATTAAGAAATTTCACGAAACGTACGACGCGTGGGAAACGCAAGCAATATATATCGAGTCGTTCATGGCTAAACAGTTGCCGTTGTCCcaaatagaaaaagaagaagcgaTTCTCCGTTTGAAGAATCTTTACGATAAAACCGAGAAGATATACGATAAAATACGGAACGATCGGGCTCCAGGGCAGGAAACTCgtcagaaaatggacaaatgtGATGCCCTGACCCACAcactggaaagaaaatttatcagAGGCGAGTCAGCTGCGTCACGCAACGAAGAAGATGTAAGATCCGTTCGAAGTAGATCGAGCAGGGCATCCAGAAGGTCAGGTCGATCACGAACGAGTCGGTCCTCAAAGGCACCTTCTGTCATCGACGTAAAAAGGGCCGATGCTGCCGCTGAGTTGGCTGTTAGAGAAGTCGAATTTAACATCCTAAAAGAAGAAGCAAAGCACAAGGAAGCCACCGTAAGAATCGAAGCGGAACTCAAAACAAAACTAGCGCAGAGGAAACTGAAGCTGGAACAATTGGAAGCCAAGAAACAAATAGAAATAGCAAGAGCGAAGCTAAGGGCGTATCAAGAAGTCAAAGAGTTCACGGATGAGCTGGATTCAGTTGAAGATGATCCTTTGGACCCTTCGCCAATCCCGATAGACTTCGAGACGGAAGCTGCGTCCTTACATCAGCCTCAAGAACGCGGACATTCAAATCCAACCACGCAGCCCGCTAACCAACCTCAGGACGTCCATCAATTTCCCGTGGAAGGTGAAACCAACCATCCAGTTTACGTTCAACCACAAGCGTCATCAGCGAACGTAGATAATGTCACCTCGATCGTCACAGCGATAGCTGATTCATTTAGCATGAATCGCCTCCCAGCACCTGAACCGACCATCTTCAGAGGTGAGCCCATCCTTTATCCAGATTGGAAGGCGTCCTTTCATGCCCTCATACACCGAAAGAACTTACCGTCAAACGATAAGATGTATTACTTGAAACGATATGTGAGTGGATCTGCCAAAGAAGCTATTAACGGACTTTTCCTACAAGGTTCATCAGCAGAAGCCTACGAACGAGCGTGGAACATTCTAGACGAGAGGTTTGGTCATCCGTTCATAGTAACAAATGCGTACAGAGACAAACTACGAAAATGGCCCAAGATCAGTTCGAAAGATCACCAGGGTCTCAGAAGATTTGCTGATTTCCTACTAAGTACGGAAACCGCTATGCAGATAATCGAGAATCTAAACGTCTTGAATGACTACATGGAAAACCAAAAGCTACTCACCAAATTACCAGAATGGCTTGTCTCACGGTGGAACAGAGAAGccacaagaaaaatgaaagaagacAAGAAGTATCCAGATTTCAAGACCTTCACAACCTTCATCAGTGCTGAAGCAGATCTCTTATGCAATCCTATTTCATCGTGTCATGTTGTGAAAGAGTTGGAAAGGACAACAGACAGCACTCGCCAGGAGCCAAATCCGAACTACGAAGCCAAAAGATTTGTTAATGACACCAAGACGACGGAAGAAAGTTCCAAAGAGCCAAACAGAACCTCAAAGCCACAACTGCAATGTCCATTCTGTAAAATGACTGACCATCTGTTGAATGCCTGCGTAACGTTTAGGGCGGAGACACgcgaaaacaaactgaattttgtcaaagaaagggGCCTTTGTTTCGGATGCCTGAGGAAAGGGCATATGTCTATTGATTGTAAGAAGAGGCTGACCTGTGCGACGTGTCATAAGAATCACCCCACCTGTCTTCACGAAGAGAGATACGCTAAGAAgccagaagaaaagaagagaagtgAAAAACAGGAATCCACCAATGTTCGCAAAACTACTTCATGTACATCGCAAGGCGCCCCCAGCGTCAGCACCTCTATGATAGTTCCTGTGTGGCTGTCATCATTATCGAAGCCCGACAACGAAGTACTGGTTTATGCAATTTTAGACACGCAAAGCGATGCTACGTTTATACTCAAGGAAACCTGCGAAGAGCTCGATACAGAAACCCAGCCAACTAAGCTTCGACTGAGCACCATCACAAGTCAGGACTCATTCGTAGACAGCCAAAGGGTCTCGAGTCTTCAAGTAAGAGGATATAATTCTAATCTCAAGATTCCTATTCCGGTCGCTTTCACAAGTACATCTATTCCCGCCGATGAAGACCACATCCCTACTAAGTCCACAGCTAAGAACTGGGAACACTTAAGACCAATTGAAAGCAAAATGTATGACCTACTCGATTGCAATGTTGGGTTGCTTATTGGATATGACTGCTCGCAAGCGTTAACCCCAAGAGAAGTTCTTGCTGGTAACAACAGTGAACCGTACGGCATTAAAACTGATCTTGGATGGAGTATCGTTGGTGGAAGTGATGTAAGAAGTGAACAGTCCCTCTGCCACAAGGTTGCAGTGAGAGAAATACCCGCTGTAACAATGACTGATATTATTCGAGTCCTTGAATCAGATTTTCAGGGAGATAAGGATGATAAGAAGACTTCTCaagaagatttgaatttcctaAAGATTATGGAAGAAGGAATTGAGAGGACCAGAAACGGACACTACGAAATGCCACTGCCATTCAAGGAACGACCTGTTTTGCCTAACAACCATTTAATGGCGTTGACTCGTCTTGAACATCTCAAGCGAAAGTTCCTGAAGAATTCAAGGTATAAAGAAGATTACGTCAAATTCATGAATGAAGTATTGAGCAGGGGTGATGCCGAAGAAGCACCAATGCTTGCGCAAGAAGGACTGAAGTGGTACATACCCCATCATGGCGTCTAccacccaaagaaaaacaaaatcagagTTGTATTTGATTGTTCAGCAAGATTTAAAGGAACTTCTTTGAACGATCATTTACTCAGTGGACCCGACCTTACAAACAGTTTGGTGGGAGTACTATGCAGGTTCAGAAAATACCCTTACGCTATTAGTTGTGACGtggagaaaatgtttcatcagttCATCGTGCGAGAAAACGACCGCGATTATCTGCGTTTTCTTTGGTGGCTCAATGGCGATGTTGAGAAAGAGCCCAAAGAGTACAGAATGAAAGTACATTTGTTCGGAGCAACATCGTCACCTGGTTGTGCCAGCTATGGCCTCAAATATATGGCATGTCAAGAGAAAGAAGCGCACCCCTTAGCAGCTCAGTTCATTATGCATGATTTCTACGTGGACGACGGATTGGCCAGCGTTGAATCCGCACAGCAAGCCAAAGACCTCATCCAAGGAGCTCGTGAGATTTGTGAGAAGGGTGGACTTCGTCTtcacaagtttgtttcaaaCGATTTTCAAGTTCTCGAATCAGTACCAAAAGGTGAAAGAGCAGTTGATGTAATCCTGAATCTACCGTCCGACCAACTTCCGATAGAGAGAGTGCTTGGTATTCAGTGGTTAGTGGGGTTAGACTGCTTCAAATTCTCAATTATCCTGAAGGATCAGCCCTTGACTAGAAGAGGAGTGCTGGCAACCGTAGCTTCCGTTTATGATCCCCTTGGATTCCTGGCGCCTTTGGTCctaaaggcaaagaagataTTGCAAGAAATTTGCAACCGAGGTGTCAGCTGGGACGAGCCTCTCCCTGAAGAAATTAGGCCAAGGTGGGAGCATTGGAAATGCGACCTTCTACGTCTGAATGAATTACAAATTCCAAGATGCCTTGAGTCGAAGACGCTAAATGGAAAGAAGACCTATGAATTGCACAATTTTGCTGACGCAAGCACGTCTGGATACGGACAATGTTCCTATCTGAGAGTTAAGGATGAAGACGAAAACGTGCATGTCTCATTGGTAATGGGAAAGTCCCGCGTCGCTCCAACGAAGATTACTACGATACCAAGATTAGAGCTTACTGCTGCAGTTGTTTCAGCAAAGGTTGCCGTGATGGTTCAGGAAGAATTAAATTACACTAAGCTGAAACAGTACTTTTGGACTGATTCCAAGGTAGTACTTGGCTACATAAACAACGACGCCAAAAGATTCCACACGTTTGTTGCCAACAGAGTACAAGTAATCAGGTCTAACACTGACACCAAAGAATGGCGATACATTGATACCAAGAACAATCCAGCAGATTACGCCTCCAGAGGTTTAAATGCAGAAGAACTAATGAAATCCAATTGGTTCAATGGACCTTCATTTCTATGGGAGAAAGAAATCCCGTCTTGTAAAGAAGAAATTCCTAACATTCAAATTGGAGACCCGGAAGTTAAGGCCACCGTGCGCGCGGCTACAGTCAAGGAATCCTTCGGCCTCATCGATTGCGTATCACGATTTTCCAGCTGGACGAAGGCAGTGGGAGTGGTTTCATACCTTAAGAGACCTTTCAAGAAGAACAAGCCAAAAACAGTCGCCACTACAGTAGCTGAACGACAAGATGCCGAGAGGCACATCTTCAAAGAGATACAACGCAAAGCTTTCAAGAATGAAATTGCAAGTTTAAGTCGCAAGGAACAGAACGCCAAGATTTCAAGGCAAAGTTCCCTACTAAAGTTGGACCCTTTCATCGATGAAGAGGGATTGATAAGAGTTGGTGGAAGACTGGAAAATTCTACCTTGCCCTTTGAAGTTAAACACCCAATAGTCCTACCAAGGAGTTCCCAAGTAACTGATCTAATCATCGATCACTTTCACAAGAAGGTCAAGCATCAAGGAAAGGGAATGACCATGAACGAAATTCGTTCCAATGGACTATGGATACTGGGTCTTAATGCCGCAGTAGCTTCGTACATTTATAAATGTGTGCAATGTCGACGTCAGAGACGACCAACGGAAGGCCAAAAGATGGCAAATCTTCCCGAAGACAGAGTAGAGTCAGCTCCGCCATTTACATACTGTGGAATGGATTGTTTGGGACCATTCACCATTAAGGAAGGAAGAAGGGAGTTGAAGAAATATGCGGTAATATTTACTTGCATGAGTTCCCGAGCAGTGCACATAGAGCATCTAGACGACATGACAACTGATGCCTTCATCAACGCTTTGAGATGCTTTACTGCTATTCGAGGACCCGTCCAGCAGCTAAGATCCGACCAAGGCTCCAATTTCGTAGGAGCAAGGAACGAACTCGCAAACGCCACCAAAGAGCTGGACAAGGACAGGATTCAAACCTATTTGACGACCAATCGCTGCGACTTTGTCACGAATGTTCCTTGTTCCAGTCACTGGGGAGGAGTATGGGAAAGACAGATCAGAACTACAAGAGGCATCTTAAACACCATCCTTAAAGATTATAAGGGAAGCCTTGATACGTCTTCGCTTCGCACCTTCTTGTATGAAGTCATGGCCATAGTCAACAGTCGACCATTGACCTACCAATGCCTGAACGACCCGAAGAGTTTAGAGCCTTTAACTCCGAATCATCTGCTAACGATGAAGAATAAGACACTTCTTCCACCTCCCGGCAATTTCGTTAAAGAAGAAGTGTACGCACGAAAGCGATGGCGACGAGTTCAGTTTCTGGCAGAGCAGTTCTGGAGTAGGTGGAGAAAGGAGTACCTCATCAACCTGAGTTTGCGACAGAAATGGTTCCTGCCGAAAAGGAATCTCAAGATAGGAGACGTTGTTATTGTGCAAGATGAAGTTCCAAGAAATGAGTGGCCTCTTGGTTTAGTGGTGGAGACTTCAACGAATCAGGAAGGTCTCGTTCGTGCAGTAAAAGTAAAGGTCAAGTTGGGATCCAAAAACCCCCAGAAAGGAAGCGATACCACATGCTCCGTTGTCGAGAGACCAGTACAGAAAGTTGTTCTCCTTATGGAAGGCGTGGACTAA